One Nocardioides oleivorans DNA segment encodes these proteins:
- a CDS encoding DUF6636 domain-containing protein, producing the protein MLTGAGRRTTYAAVVVVLALSGCSGGGGGGASADESTAPTVTQTVTETASPSESPDESASEAAGAPDIDGAVVEQDQLSSPSGNIWCSLELGIECEVRESSYGPLRKPADCQLDWAENQFWVNDSTGARGICRGDVTFTSQPPELAYGTTSVVADRACQSTETAMTCWNTGSGHGFRVSRNDYRLF; encoded by the coding sequence ATGCTGACGGGGGCGGGGCGGCGCACGACGTACGCCGCGGTGGTGGTCGTGCTCGCGCTGTCCGGATGCTCGGGTGGTGGTGGCGGCGGCGCGAGCGCCGACGAGTCGACCGCACCGACCGTGACGCAGACGGTGACCGAGACCGCCTCACCCAGCGAGTCACCCGACGAGTCGGCCTCCGAGGCGGCCGGCGCGCCCGACATCGACGGGGCCGTGGTGGAGCAGGACCAGCTGAGCTCGCCGAGCGGCAACATCTGGTGCTCGCTGGAGCTCGGCATCGAGTGCGAGGTGCGGGAGAGCTCCTACGGCCCGCTCCGCAAGCCCGCCGACTGCCAGCTCGACTGGGCCGAGAACCAGTTCTGGGTCAACGACAGCACCGGCGCCCGCGGCATCTGCCGCGGCGACGTGACCTTCACCAGCCAGCCGCCCGAGCTGGCGTACGGCACCACCTCCGTCGTCGCGGACCGCGCCTGCCAGAGCACGGAGACCGCGATGACCTGCTGGAACACCGGCTCCGGGCACGGCTTCCGGGTCTCGCGCAACGACTACCGGCTCTTCTAG
- a CDS encoding NADPH-dependent F420 reductase, whose protein sequence is MTTIGLIGSGHIGSTVARLALAGGHDVVLSNSRGPETLADLVAELGDGARAATAAEAAEAGDIVVVTVPLKAYRDVPVEPLRGKTVIDTDNYYPDRDGRIAELDDESTTTSELLQAHLPGSHVVKTFNNIFFAHLATLARPHGDPGRSALAIAGDDAEAKAEVTRFLDSIGYDAHDVGPLAEGWRYQRDTAAYVAPYAQPDAEDFATGTRQATAEDLATLLGQAVRYRDM, encoded by the coding sequence ATGACGACCATCGGACTCATCGGAAGCGGACACATCGGCAGCACCGTCGCTCGCCTCGCCCTCGCCGGCGGCCACGACGTGGTGCTCTCCAACAGCAGGGGTCCCGAGACCCTCGCCGACCTCGTCGCGGAGCTCGGCGACGGAGCCCGCGCCGCCACGGCGGCGGAGGCGGCCGAGGCCGGGGACATCGTCGTCGTGACGGTCCCGCTCAAGGCCTACCGTGACGTGCCCGTGGAGCCCCTGCGGGGCAAGACCGTCATCGACACCGACAACTACTACCCCGACCGCGACGGCCGGATCGCCGAGCTCGACGACGAGTCGACCACGACCTCCGAGCTGCTCCAGGCGCACCTGCCCGGGTCGCACGTCGTGAAGACGTTCAACAACATCTTCTTCGCACACCTGGCCACGCTCGCCCGCCCGCACGGAGACCCCGGGCGTTCCGCGCTCGCGATCGCAGGCGACGACGCGGAGGCCAAGGCGGAGGTGACGCGGTTCCTCGACTCGATCGGCTACGACGCCCACGACGTCGGCCCGCTCGCCGAGGGCTGGCGCTACCAGCGGGACACCGCGGCGTACGTCGCCCCCTACGCGCAGCCCGACGCCGAGGACTTCGCCACCGGCACCCGGCAGGCGACCGCCGAGGACCTCGCGACCCTCCTGGGACAGGCCGTCCGCTACCGCGACATGTGA
- a CDS encoding ABC transporter permease — MTVTAEPTSTLDETEKSRGRNRKDQPDVLPTPSRAGIFAKNLGLRLIVPAVVLLAWWYTTSQDMVSPLIVPAPGDVWNALDSYLLGGVWNEDIMSSARGTLWSFVIGLVLGIVGGSIMAFIASVKTAVYPYILAFQAFPKIAVAPLFVVWLGYGDAPKIIIGTSLAFFPVISATMAGLLDVDPDEHNLMRSIGASKRQELRHLRLPRAMSYVFPALDIAVVGALLGVITAEIVGTEYGLGRVITERAAYGDSAAVYAVLIVLAVAGAILHLAVSILHKVMPRSIVPK; from the coding sequence ATGACCGTGACCGCAGAGCCCACGTCCACCCTCGACGAGACCGAGAAGTCCAGGGGACGCAACCGCAAGGACCAGCCCGACGTGCTGCCCACCCCCAGCCGCGCCGGCATCTTCGCCAAGAACCTCGGACTACGCCTGATCGTCCCCGCCGTCGTGCTGCTGGCCTGGTGGTACACCACCTCCCAGGACATGGTGTCCCCCCTCATCGTGCCGGCACCCGGCGACGTGTGGAACGCGCTCGACAGCTACCTCCTCGGCGGCGTGTGGAACGAGGACATCATGTCCAGCGCCCGCGGCACGCTGTGGAGCTTCGTGATCGGACTCGTGCTCGGCATCGTCGGCGGCTCGATCATGGCGTTCATCGCCTCGGTCAAGACGGCCGTCTACCCCTACATCCTCGCCTTCCAGGCCTTCCCGAAGATCGCGGTCGCCCCGCTCTTCGTGGTCTGGCTCGGCTACGGCGACGCGCCGAAGATCATCATCGGAACCTCGCTCGCCTTCTTCCCCGTCATCAGCGCGACCATGGCAGGCCTGCTCGACGTCGACCCCGACGAGCACAACCTGATGCGCTCGATCGGTGCCAGCAAGCGGCAGGAGCTGCGGCACCTGCGCCTGCCCCGCGCGATGTCGTACGTCTTCCCGGCCCTCGACATCGCCGTGGTCGGCGCCCTGCTGGGCGTCATCACCGCCGAGATCGTCGGCACCGAGTACGGCCTCGGCCGCGTGATCACCGAGCGTGCCGCCTACGGCGACTCGGCCGCGGTCTACGCCGTCCTGATCGTCCTGGCCGTGGCGGGAGCGATCCTCCACCTGGCCGTCAGCATCCTCCACAAGGTGATGCCCCGGTCCATCGTGCCCAAGTAA
- a CDS encoding dienelactone hydrolase family protein: MPTLTLTMPDGEAEAYLATAPDGAPAPGVLFVIDAIGLRPRIEEMVDRIASWGYTVLAPNVFYRDGRAVDVAPRADLREPGNREAFMGEAMQRVRGLTPDLLARDIPAYLAALRARPEVSGEEVGTTGYCMGARIAIRAAGADPDVVAVGGWHGGGLVTDGPDSPHLAVAGARASFAFGHASDDGSMPPEAVTALGEAIDAAGLTVVNEVFPGPHGYSMSDTSMYDEESAERHFDSLRQLLDSTLRR; the protein is encoded by the coding sequence GTGCCCACACTGACGCTGACCATGCCCGACGGCGAGGCCGAGGCCTACCTCGCCACCGCCCCCGACGGGGCCCCGGCTCCGGGGGTGCTGTTCGTGATCGACGCGATCGGCCTGCGCCCGCGGATCGAGGAGATGGTAGACCGGATCGCGTCGTGGGGCTACACCGTGCTCGCGCCCAACGTCTTCTACCGCGACGGCCGCGCCGTCGACGTCGCCCCGAGGGCCGACCTGCGCGAGCCCGGCAACCGCGAGGCGTTCATGGGTGAGGCGATGCAGCGGGTCCGCGGGCTGACGCCCGACCTCCTGGCGCGGGACATCCCGGCCTACCTCGCCGCCCTCCGGGCCCGCCCGGAGGTGTCGGGGGAGGAGGTCGGCACCACCGGCTACTGCATGGGGGCGCGCATCGCGATCCGTGCCGCCGGGGCCGACCCGGACGTCGTCGCCGTCGGCGGCTGGCACGGCGGTGGCCTCGTCACCGACGGGCCCGACAGCCCGCACCTGGCCGTCGCGGGTGCCCGCGCCTCCTTCGCCTTCGGCCACGCCTCCGACGACGGGTCGATGCCGCCCGAGGCCGTGACCGCGCTCGGCGAGGCGATCGACGCGGCCGGGCTGACGGTCGTCAACGAGGTCTTCCCCGGCCCGCACGGCTACTCGATGTCGGACACGTCGATGTACGACGAGGAGTCGGCCGAGCGGCACTTCGACAGCCTGCGGCAGTTGCTCGACTCCACGCTGCGGCGCTGA
- a CDS encoding ABC transporter ATP-binding protein yields MVSAPPEKLVAHPHVGGAEQIAIDSAAKTYLRRGASPVEALRPTELVVEPGEFVSLVGPSGCGKTTLLKLVAGLDHATGGRIVVGDRTVRKPDPQVSVVFQKAALLKWYTVEQNVLLPAKIAGTLTKETRNRAAELLEFIGLADFKDRYPSELSGGMQQRVSIARALAGEPKVLLMDEPFSALDEFTREVLHDELLRLWTSHPKTVIFVTHNISEAVYLSDRVAVMAPRPGRIEAVVDIDLPRPRTSALRTDPQFFEMVSTIRSHFSKAGALGGESA; encoded by the coding sequence ATGGTCTCTGCACCACCCGAGAAGCTCGTCGCCCACCCGCACGTGGGCGGCGCCGAGCAGATCGCGATCGACTCAGCGGCCAAGACCTACCTGCGCCGTGGCGCCTCCCCGGTGGAGGCACTGCGCCCCACCGAGCTGGTCGTCGAGCCGGGTGAGTTCGTCAGCCTCGTCGGCCCCAGCGGCTGCGGCAAGACCACCCTGCTGAAGCTCGTCGCCGGTCTCGACCACGCCACCGGTGGTCGCATCGTCGTCGGTGATCGCACCGTGAGGAAGCCCGACCCGCAGGTCTCCGTGGTCTTCCAGAAGGCCGCCCTGCTCAAGTGGTACACCGTCGAGCAGAACGTCCTGCTGCCGGCGAAGATCGCCGGCACCCTCACCAAGGAGACCCGCAACCGGGCCGCGGAGCTGCTGGAGTTCATCGGCCTGGCCGACTTCAAGGACCGCTACCCCAGCGAGCTGTCCGGCGGCATGCAGCAGCGCGTCTCGATCGCGCGCGCCCTGGCCGGCGAGCCGAAGGTGTTGCTCATGGACGAGCCGTTCTCCGCGCTCGACGAGTTCACCCGTGAGGTGCTGCACGACGAGCTCCTGCGGCTCTGGACCAGCCACCCGAAGACCGTCATCTTCGTGACCCACAACATCAGCGAGGCGGTCTACCTCTCCGACCGCGTCGCCGTGATGGCCCCGCGACCGGGGCGCATCGAGGCCGTGGTCGACATCGACCTGCCCCGTCCGCGCACGTCGGCGCTGCGCACCGACCCGCAGTTCTTCGAGATGGTCTCGACCATCCGCTCCCACTTCAGCAAGGCCGGCGCCCTCGGAGGTGAGTCCGCATGA
- a CDS encoding ABC transporter substrate-binding protein: protein MNFSTHRRARRGLATALVFSIASLSLAACGGGGDEANADGTASLSGVNGDPSNGPSGAPFGSVQIEEGWDKADGYTLKWDVAQSAAAGLQLLSAGKVDISQGSAPTAYAAAKLDPDLRIIGFLNGPAYLMVAPEGSGIATAADLEGKKIGVLALGSASDMMVRGSLQEVGLDPDKDVKILPIGVGAPMAEALNSGTVDAIAGWEGMWQSISALTDEPLAPVEAAMSDLPGMMLQTTTQEVLDTKHDLLVDYMRNFYKSCQLGADDPQRVVADHWEKFSNVAPPADKYDEQLADQADWNQNFFSICAEPGSESGMAGVLSESEVKESYDWLRKYNILEDDVDFASIVDTSVTEEAMKDLDLTAWSKDYLAENPTQG, encoded by the coding sequence ATGAACTTCTCCACCCACCGCCGCGCGCGCCGCGGCCTGGCGACGGCACTCGTGTTCTCGATCGCCAGCCTGTCCCTCGCTGCCTGTGGCGGTGGCGGCGACGAGGCCAACGCCGACGGCACCGCCTCCCTCTCCGGTGTCAACGGCGACCCGTCCAACGGTCCCTCCGGCGCCCCGTTCGGCTCCGTGCAGATCGAGGAGGGCTGGGACAAGGCCGACGGCTACACGCTCAAGTGGGACGTCGCCCAGAGCGCCGCCGCAGGGCTGCAGCTGCTGAGCGCCGGCAAGGTGGACATCTCCCAGGGCTCCGCGCCGACGGCCTACGCGGCGGCCAAGCTCGACCCCGACCTGCGCATCATCGGCTTCCTGAACGGCCCCGCCTACCTGATGGTGGCCCCGGAGGGCAGCGGCATCGCGACCGCCGCCGACCTCGAGGGCAAGAAGATCGGCGTCCTCGCGCTCGGCTCCGCCTCCGACATGATGGTGCGCGGCTCGCTCCAGGAGGTCGGCCTCGACCCCGACAAGGACGTCAAGATCCTCCCCATCGGCGTGGGCGCGCCCATGGCCGAGGCCCTCAACTCCGGCACCGTCGACGCGATCGCCGGCTGGGAGGGCATGTGGCAGAGCATCTCGGCGCTCACCGACGAGCCCCTCGCCCCGGTCGAGGCGGCCATGTCCGACCTGCCCGGGATGATGCTGCAGACCACGACGCAGGAGGTGCTCGACACCAAGCACGACCTCCTCGTCGACTACATGCGCAACTTCTACAAGTCCTGCCAGCTCGGCGCCGACGACCCGCAGCGCGTGGTGGCCGACCACTGGGAGAAGTTCTCCAACGTCGCCCCGCCCGCCGACAAGTACGACGAGCAGCTCGCCGACCAGGCCGACTGGAACCAGAACTTCTTCTCGATCTGCGCCGAGCCGGGCAGCGAGAGCGGGATGGCCGGTGTGCTGTCGGAGTCGGAGGTGAAGGAGTCCTACGACTGGCTGCGGAAGTACAACATCCTCGAGGACGACGTCGACTTCGCCTCCATCGTCGACACCTCGGTCACCGAGGAGGCGATGAAGGACCTCGACCTCACCGCGTGGTCGAAGGACTACCTCGCGGAGAACCCGACCCAGGGCTGA
- a CDS encoding YeiH family protein has protein sequence MVVLPSPAVVESPPPVEERTSSRRASYLRRAVVAFAVAGLALAVSTVAPLMGPLLVALVIGVVAANTPGVSRYVVGTAPRLDKLLLRSGIVLLGLKIAITDVLALGTSGIVVVLATVVTTYAATQLAGRLLGLERDLVTLIAAGFSICGAAAVAAVESSIRAKPRDVALAVALVTVFGTIMIGAVPALGSAFGLTDEQTAIWAGASIHEVAQVIAAASLIGAGGATALATATTVKLARVTLLAPVQIVSARICRSEDATRRGPLVPLFLIGFLAAVAVRTTGVLPQGALDLAASLTTLLLSAAMFGLGTGIVARHLWPVPVRALLLATISTLVAGTVALALVTLLV, from the coding sequence GTGGTCGTCCTCCCCTCCCCTGCTGTCGTCGAGTCGCCGCCTCCGGTCGAGGAGCGGACCTCGTCGCGGCGCGCCAGCTACCTCCGCCGAGCGGTCGTGGCCTTCGCCGTCGCGGGCCTCGCTCTGGCCGTCAGCACCGTCGCTCCCCTCATGGGTCCGTTGCTGGTCGCGCTGGTCATCGGCGTCGTGGCCGCCAACACCCCGGGCGTGAGCCGGTACGTCGTCGGCACCGCGCCGCGGCTCGACAAGCTCCTCCTGCGCTCGGGCATCGTGCTGCTCGGCCTCAAGATCGCGATCACCGACGTCCTCGCCCTCGGAACCTCCGGCATCGTCGTGGTGCTGGCGACGGTCGTGACGACGTACGCCGCGACGCAGCTCGCCGGCCGGCTGCTCGGCCTCGAGCGCGACCTGGTCACCCTGATCGCCGCCGGCTTCTCGATCTGCGGCGCGGCCGCGGTCGCCGCTGTCGAGTCCTCGATCCGGGCGAAGCCCCGCGACGTCGCGCTCGCCGTCGCGCTGGTCACCGTCTTCGGCACGATCATGATCGGCGCCGTCCCTGCCCTCGGCAGCGCCTTCGGCCTGACCGACGAGCAGACCGCGATCTGGGCGGGCGCCAGCATCCACGAGGTCGCCCAGGTGATCGCCGCCGCGTCGCTGATCGGTGCCGGCGGGGCGACCGCACTGGCCACCGCCACGACCGTCAAGCTCGCCCGCGTCACCCTCCTCGCCCCCGTGCAGATCGTCTCCGCGCGCATCTGCCGCTCCGAGGACGCCACCCGCCGGGGTCCGCTCGTCCCGCTCTTCCTCATCGGCTTCCTCGCCGCCGTCGCGGTCCGGACCACCGGCGTGCTCCCGCAGGGCGCCCTCGACCTCGCCGCCTCGCTCACCACGCTGCTCCTCAGTGCGGCGATGTTCGGCCTCGGCACCGGGATCGTGGCCCGACACCTCTGGCCCGTCCCGGTCCGCGCCCTCCTCCTCGCGACGATCTCCACCCTCGTCGCCGGCACCGTCGCCCTCGCGCTCGTCACGCTGCTCGTCTGA
- a CDS encoding FAD-binding oxidoreductase, which translates to MSVTATARSAVDALVASLPDGVVVTDAERVEKYRHDRFEDLPAGVPCAVVRAEGTEQVQAALRWATQHRVPVVPRGAGTSLSGGATAVDGCLVLTLERMTGVRVDADRRVAHVEPGALNISVKEAAAVHGLWYPPDPGSYRISTIGGNIATNAGGLCCVKYGVTADYVLGLEVVLADGRLLRLGGETMKDVAGLNLRQLFVGSEGTLGVVTSAVLRLVPQQGEVSTLVATFPDLVSAGVAVTRIGRTVRPAMLELMDQVSINAVEDHSPRGLDREAGALLLVQSDAPGAARADEIATVEALCEEAGATEVATTDVAEEGLMFVDARRSAGEATEARGTLLAEDICVPVDRLPEVLAEITALAVRHDLEIPVVAHAGDGNLHPGIIYPPGDAAARDRAWLAFDELMALATAYGGTVTGEHGVGRTKTRGLLAQVGPDVMEVSRAIKATLDPFGLLNPGALLTAREPLEHAGEQG; encoded by the coding sequence ATGTCCGTCACCGCCACCGCCCGGTCCGCGGTCGACGCCTTGGTCGCCTCCCTCCCCGACGGCGTCGTCGTCACCGACGCCGAGCGCGTCGAGAAGTACCGCCATGACCGCTTCGAGGACCTGCCCGCCGGCGTGCCGTGCGCCGTCGTCCGGGCCGAGGGCACGGAGCAGGTCCAGGCCGCGCTGCGCTGGGCCACCCAGCACCGCGTCCCCGTCGTGCCCCGAGGCGCCGGCACCTCTCTGTCCGGCGGCGCGACCGCCGTCGACGGCTGCCTGGTGCTGACCCTCGAGCGGATGACCGGCGTCCGGGTCGACGCCGACCGCCGGGTCGCGCACGTCGAGCCCGGCGCCCTCAACATCTCGGTCAAGGAGGCCGCCGCGGTGCACGGGCTCTGGTACCCGCCCGACCCCGGCTCCTACCGGATCTCCACCATCGGCGGCAACATCGCCACGAACGCCGGCGGCCTGTGCTGCGTGAAGTACGGCGTCACCGCCGACTACGTCCTCGGCCTCGAGGTCGTCCTCGCCGACGGCCGGCTGCTGCGCCTCGGGGGCGAGACCATGAAGGACGTCGCCGGGCTCAACCTCCGCCAGCTCTTCGTCGGCAGCGAGGGGACGCTCGGCGTCGTGACCAGCGCCGTGCTGCGCCTGGTCCCCCAGCAGGGCGAGGTCTCCACCCTCGTCGCCACCTTCCCCGACCTGGTCTCCGCCGGCGTCGCCGTCACCCGCATCGGACGCACCGTCCGCCCCGCGATGCTGGAGCTGATGGACCAGGTGTCCATCAACGCGGTCGAGGACCACTCGCCCCGCGGCCTCGACCGCGAGGCGGGCGCCCTGCTGCTCGTCCAGTCCGACGCACCCGGGGCCGCCCGTGCCGACGAGATCGCGACCGTCGAGGCGCTCTGCGAGGAGGCCGGCGCCACCGAGGTGGCCACCACCGACGTCGCCGAGGAGGGGCTGATGTTCGTCGACGCGCGACGCAGCGCCGGCGAGGCCACCGAGGCCCGCGGGACCCTCCTCGCGGAGGACATCTGCGTGCCGGTCGACCGGCTGCCCGAGGTGCTCGCCGAGATCACCGCCCTGGCCGTGCGCCACGACCTCGAGATCCCCGTCGTCGCGCACGCCGGCGACGGCAACCTCCACCCCGGCATCATCTACCCGCCCGGCGACGCCGCCGCCCGCGACCGCGCATGGCTGGCCTTCGACGAGCTGATGGCGCTCGCCACCGCCTACGGCGGCACGGTCACGGGCGAGCACGGCGTCGGTCGCACCAAGACCCGCGGACTCCTCGCCCAGGTCGGTCCCGACGTGATGGAGGTGTCACGCGCGATCAAGGCGACCCTCGACCCGTTCGGCCTGCTCAACCCCGGCGCGCTCCTCACCGCGCGCGAGCCCCTCGAGCACGCGGGCGAGCAGGGATGA
- a CDS encoding cysteine hydrolase family protein, which yields MPSKRALIVVDVQNEYFDGVLQIQHPDRDETLANVVRAIDVADDQGIPVVLVQHELPEGAPIFAAGSHSWTVHPDVESRATEAWKRVTKESSSVFAGTDLAAWLAEQGVDTISLVGYMTNNCDIATAVSAEELGLEAEVLSDATGAIHLANEAGKVSAEQLHDVLMVLLHSNFAAVATTDAWITAASAGDPLPKSDLGTSATAGRSVFAG from the coding sequence GTGCCCAGCAAGCGTGCGCTCATCGTCGTCGACGTCCAGAACGAGTACTTCGACGGCGTGCTGCAGATCCAGCACCCCGACCGCGACGAGACCTTGGCGAACGTCGTGCGTGCCATCGACGTCGCCGACGACCAGGGCATCCCGGTCGTGCTGGTGCAGCACGAGCTGCCCGAGGGCGCACCGATCTTCGCCGCCGGCTCGCACAGCTGGACCGTCCACCCCGACGTCGAGTCGCGCGCGACCGAGGCGTGGAAGCGGGTCACGAAGGAGAGCTCGAGCGTCTTCGCCGGCACCGACCTCGCCGCGTGGCTCGCGGAGCAGGGCGTCGACACCATCTCGCTCGTGGGCTACATGACCAACAACTGCGACATCGCCACGGCCGTCTCGGCCGAGGAGCTCGGCCTGGAGGCGGAGGTCCTCTCCGACGCGACCGGCGCCATCCACCTCGCCAACGAGGCCGGCAAGGTCTCGGCCGAGCAGCTCCACGACGTGCTGATGGTGCTGCTGCACTCCAACTTCGCAGCCGTCGCCACCACCGACGCGTGGATCACCGCCGCGAGCGCCGGCGACCCGCTGCCCAAGAGCGACCTCGGCACCTCCGCCACCGCGGGGCGCTCCGTCTTCGCAGGCTGA
- a CDS encoding thiamine pyrophosphate-binding protein, giving the protein MYYHQALARAMADQGITDVFGVLGDANLYFMQAWESAGGHYVAVAHEGAGVLAATGYASTADTVGVATVTHGPALTNALTALVDATRARMPVLVIAGDTNPEVRGHLQSIDQHSVVQVSGAGWEPATTPQDVAADLARALRRAVAESRPVVLNIPITFQWTEVDYVPVPRASVRHRRTRPDQDALEDAAGILASARRPVVLGGRGARHSRDQLVTLAERIGAPVATSLRGKGLFSGHQHDLGICGTLSHETALATLDRADCVVAFGAALNDFTTAEGSLLRGKRVIHVDSDPGRPDTWSSADVGIVGDAGAVAEALVELLDEVEHSPTGFADDALALALKNPRPALRPTRTGGLDVVAVLRRIDEAFPADRTLVIDDGRFILTAYAELGVPHPSAYVHTCSFASIGLGLGNAIGAHAGAPERPVLAVVGDGGFMSAGLNELNTAVRAGTDLVLVVVNDKAYGAEHVQLVAKGIDPTISTFDWPDFAPVADSLGARGITVRSLEDLEAALTGLTERDRPVLLDVQIDPYDVPGSFV; this is encoded by the coding sequence ATGTACTACCACCAGGCACTGGCCCGGGCGATGGCCGACCAGGGCATCACCGACGTCTTCGGCGTCCTCGGCGACGCCAACCTCTACTTCATGCAAGCGTGGGAGAGCGCCGGCGGGCACTACGTCGCGGTGGCCCACGAGGGCGCCGGCGTCCTCGCAGCCACCGGTTACGCCTCCACCGCGGACACGGTCGGCGTCGCCACCGTGACCCACGGCCCCGCCCTCACCAACGCGCTCACCGCGCTGGTCGACGCGACCCGCGCCCGGATGCCGGTCCTGGTCATCGCCGGCGACACCAACCCCGAGGTCCGTGGCCACCTGCAGAGCATCGACCAGCACAGCGTGGTCCAGGTGAGCGGGGCCGGCTGGGAGCCGGCGACCACGCCCCAGGACGTCGCCGCCGACCTCGCCCGGGCACTGCGTCGGGCCGTGGCCGAGTCACGCCCGGTCGTGCTCAACATCCCGATCACCTTCCAGTGGACCGAGGTCGACTACGTCCCGGTGCCGCGGGCGTCGGTGCGCCACCGCCGGACGCGGCCCGACCAGGATGCGCTCGAGGACGCCGCCGGCATCCTCGCCTCGGCCCGACGCCCGGTGGTCCTGGGCGGACGCGGCGCCCGCCACTCCCGCGACCAGCTCGTCACCCTGGCCGAGCGGATCGGTGCGCCGGTGGCGACGTCCCTGCGCGGCAAGGGCCTGTTCTCCGGGCACCAGCACGACCTCGGCATCTGCGGCACCCTCTCCCACGAGACCGCGCTCGCCACCCTGGACCGCGCCGACTGCGTGGTCGCCTTCGGAGCCGCGCTCAACGACTTCACGACCGCCGAGGGCTCGCTGCTCCGGGGCAAGCGCGTCATCCACGTCGACTCCGACCCCGGGCGCCCGGACACGTGGTCCTCGGCCGACGTCGGCATCGTCGGCGACGCCGGCGCCGTGGCGGAGGCCCTCGTGGAGCTGCTCGACGAGGTCGAGCACTCCCCCACCGGCTTCGCCGACGACGCGCTGGCGCTCGCACTCAAGAACCCGCGCCCAGCCCTGCGGCCGACGCGGACCGGTGGCCTCGACGTGGTCGCCGTGCTCCGGCGCATCGACGAGGCCTTCCCCGCCGACCGCACCCTGGTCATCGACGACGGCCGCTTCATCCTCACCGCCTACGCCGAGCTCGGTGTCCCGCACCCGTCGGCGTACGTCCACACGTGCAGCTTCGCGTCCATCGGCCTGGGCCTGGGAAACGCCATCGGCGCCCACGCCGGCGCTCCCGAGCGGCCCGTGCTCGCCGTGGTCGGCGACGGCGGCTTCATGAGCGCCGGCCTCAACGAGCTCAACACCGCCGTCCGGGCCGGCACCGACCTCGTGCTCGTCGTGGTCAACGACAAGGCCTACGGCGCCGAGCACGTGCAGCTGGTCGCGAAGGGCATCGACCCGACCATCTCCACCTTCGACTGGCCCGACTTCGCGCCGGTGGCCGATTCCCTGGGCGCGCGCGGCATCACCGTGCGCTCGCTCGAGGACCTCGAGGCCGCCTTGACCGGGCTCACCGAGCGCGACCGCCCGGTCCTCCTCGACGTGCAGATCGACCCCTACGACGTGCCGGGATCGTTCGTGTGA
- a CDS encoding LysR family transcriptional regulator, with protein sequence MSKELDLQALRLLVLLEEEGSLGAAGRRLGITQPAASISLRAFETRWQLRVAERTPRGTRLTPDGVTVAAWARDVLHQIDTVRGGLQALSARRSQGGSDLGVAASLTVAEFVLPRWIGELRASLPEVHLRLQVQNSDRVDDLVHSGECAIGFVESTRVSEDLARRVVGTDRLVIVVPAAHPWARRSTPLSRDQLLATEFVVREEGSGTRSTFERALAAQPRIAMVATSTTAMVGAALAGVGPAVVTPYAVRAGLDTGELVEVRHDLDLERPLTAIWRRDRPLDGPAAALLRIACRAAGGTRPV encoded by the coding sequence ATGAGCAAGGAGCTGGACCTCCAGGCGCTGCGCCTCCTGGTGCTCCTGGAGGAGGAGGGCAGCCTCGGCGCGGCCGGGCGCCGCCTCGGCATCACCCAGCCCGCGGCGAGCATCTCCCTGCGGGCCTTCGAGACGCGCTGGCAGCTGCGCGTCGCCGAGCGCACCCCTCGCGGGACCAGGCTCACCCCCGACGGCGTGACCGTCGCGGCGTGGGCGCGCGACGTCCTCCACCAGATCGACACCGTGCGGGGCGGCCTGCAGGCGCTGAGCGCCCGGCGCTCGCAGGGCGGGTCCGATCTCGGCGTGGCGGCGAGCCTGACCGTCGCCGAGTTCGTGCTGCCACGCTGGATCGGCGAGCTGCGCGCCTCGTTGCCCGAGGTCCACCTGCGCCTGCAGGTCCAGAACTCCGACCGCGTCGACGACCTCGTGCACTCCGGCGAGTGCGCGATCGGCTTCGTGGAGTCCACCCGGGTCTCGGAGGACCTCGCCAGGAGGGTCGTCGGCACGGACCGGCTGGTCATCGTCGTCCCGGCCGCGCACCCGTGGGCGCGCCGCAGCACGCCGCTCTCGCGCGACCAGCTGCTCGCCACCGAGTTCGTCGTCCGTGAGGAGGGGAGCGGCACCCGCAGCACCTTCGAGCGCGCCCTGGCCGCCCAGCCCCGCATCGCGATGGTCGCCACGTCGACGACGGCGATGGTCGGTGCCGCGCTCGCCGGCGTCGGACCTGCCGTCGTGACGCCGTACGCCGTCCGTGCCGGGCTCGACACCGGCGAGCTCGTCGAGGTGCGCCACGACCTCGACCTCGAGCGGCCGCTCACCGCCATCTGGCGTCGCGACCGTCCCCTCGACGGCCCCGCCGCCGCGCTGCTGCGGATCGCCTGCCGCGCCGCCGGCGGGACGCGCCCCGTCTGA